From the genome of Leptodactylus fuscus isolate aLepFus1 chromosome 1, aLepFus1.hap2, whole genome shotgun sequence, one region includes:
- the TMEM171 gene encoding transmembrane protein 171 has product MYIFGGMLFCAGFLLSLYVFQACKVGMQNYCATPFKIVGPSLAVLGLASVVLAKSRSRLEATRRPLPNGEMDPDRLFLFGESRQFFQCLVFGFLMVTCGILVSILGAWLPGCKESFPDQNVTGTSSNARTCGLLSLQILGPVIILIGLGSLVMGHLKKKHGRQSRDDPISEEEPQAPSDGRFHVTVGDTVIIFPSPPPPYFEEPLSPEAGSDGATLPRSENPPPYTSIYNLRAYQNDGGSIEGQECTVYTIPLPSYSNECYSNVYFASDPPPKYEEKDSALPEASTSSTNTSRESADSASNPVPEDI; this is encoded by the exons ATGTATATATTTGGAGGAATGCTCTTCTGTGCCGGATTCCTTTTATCACTCTATGTGTTTCAGGCCTGCAAGGTTGGGATGCAGAACTACTGTGCTACACCTTTTAAAATAGTGGGACCTTCACTAGCCGTGTTAGGACTGGCTTCTGTGGTGCTAGCAAAATCTAGATCAAGGTTGGAGGCCACTAGAAGGCCATTGCCAAATGGAGAAATGGATCCGGACCGCTTATTTCTCTTTGGAGAAAGCCGACAGTTTTTTCAGTGTTTAGTGTTTGGATTTTTGATGGTGACTTGTGGAATACTTGTCAGTATTTTAGGGGCCTGGTTACCTGGATGTAAAGAATCTTTCCCAGATCAAAATGTTACTGGCACAAGCTCGAATGCCAGAACCTGCGGActcctgtctctgcagatattggGACCTGTGATCATTCTCATTGGTTTGGGTTCTCTTGTGATgggacatttaaagaaaaaacatgGTCGCCAAAGTCGGGATGATCCAATTAGTGAGGAGGAACCTCAAGCACCTTCAGATGGCCGATTTCACGTTACTGTGG GTGATACTGTTATAATATTCCCATCACCACCACCCCCATATTTTGAGGAACCTTTATCACCAGAAGCTGGCTCAGATGGGGCAACTTTACCCAGGAGTGAGAATCCACCCCCATACACCAGTATTTATAACTTAAG AGCCTATCAGAATGACGGGGGCAGTATTGAAGGCCAagaatgtacagtatacacaatCCCATTACCCAGTTACTCCAATGAATGTTATTCCAATGTGTATTTTGCATCAGATCCTCCACCGAAATATGAAGAGAAAGATTCCGCTTTACCAGAAGCCTCCACATCATCCACCAATACCTCAAGGGAATCAGCAGACTCTGCCTCTAATCCTGTACCAGAAGACATATAG